A genomic region of Acidimicrobiia bacterium contains the following coding sequences:
- the secF gene encoding protein translocase subunit SecF: protein MTFKSTLSDLYHEETNFQFTTKIWRWGAISGLLIAISIGSLFVNGLNTSIEFKGGTSFELKMSNKKVPSVADVRDLLATEGLADSKVQIVNNDTVKIVAKKIGKAEQNILFKKLSDYSGTKIEEISFSDVGPSWGKQLTSKAVNAMIAFFALVALYMIIRFEWSMALASISAVIHDIIITVGVYSVFNIMVSPATVVAFLTILGFSLYDTVVVFDKVRDNQKIWQKLRQTTYSEMVNTSLNQVLMRSINTSIVAVLPVISLIFVGTYLLGAVALLDFALALAIGLATGAYSSIYVATPLIVVIKRWSKKVDNI from the coding sequence ATGACTTTTAAATCAACACTTTCAGATCTATATCATGAAGAAACCAACTTTCAATTTACAACGAAAATTTGGCGCTGGGGAGCAATTTCCGGGCTGTTAATTGCAATTTCAATCGGTTCATTATTTGTTAATGGTCTAAATACAAGTATTGAATTTAAAGGTGGAACAAGTTTTGAATTAAAAATGTCGAATAAAAAAGTACCCTCTGTCGCCGATGTTAGAGATTTATTGGCGACTGAAGGTTTAGCAGATTCGAAAGTACAGATTGTTAATAATGACACTGTAAAAATTGTTGCAAAGAAAATAGGAAAAGCTGAACAAAATATTCTGTTTAAAAAACTTAGTGATTACTCTGGCACAAAAATTGAAGAAATTTCTTTTTCTGATGTTGGTCCATCATGGGGTAAACAGTTAACGTCTAAAGCAGTAAATGCTATGATCGCATTTTTTGCTCTTGTAGCCTTGTATATGATTATCAGATTTGAATGGTCGATGGCATTGGCATCTATTTCAGCTGTTATACATGACATAATAATTACCGTGGGGGTATATTCTGTTTTTAATATTATGGTCTCACCTGCAACAGTAGTCGCATTTTTAACTATTTTAGGTTTCTCGCTATATGATACTGTTGTTGTATTCGATAAAGTAAGAGATAACCAGAAAATATGGCAGAAATTGAGGCAAACTACATACTCTGAAATGGTTAATACATCTTTAAATCAGGTACTTATGCGGTCTATAAATACTTCGATTGTTGCTGTTTTACCAGTTATATCGTTAATTTTTGTTGGAACTTATCTTTTAGGAGCTGTTGCTTTATTAGATTTCGCTTTGGCGTTAGCAATCGGTCTTGCTACAGGTGCATATAGTTCAATTTATGTCGCAACGCCTTTAATAGTTGTTATCAAGCGATGGAGTAAAAAAGTCGATAATATTTGA
- a CDS encoding bifunctional (p)ppGpp synthetase/guanosine-3',5'-bis(diphosphate) 3'-pyrophosphohydrolase, with amino-acid sequence MALPDVPRSNNERDSKSIFPWRRSHIDIDVAGLVEIYKLHHPNKSSEIIVKAFEVARKAHENQIRRSGEPYIAHPVMVAHIVAELGLDDVTICGALLHDSVEDTNTTLDDVKNLFGEDIAGIVDGVTKLDRIHFQSNEQAQAASMRKMLVAMAKDIRVLIIKLADRLHNMRTIAAMPGVKQKRIAQETMDIYAPLAHRLGISDVKSELEELCFAVLQPKRYAAIEYMVEEKSGERQELLDDVTQDLKELLENVNINAQISGRPKYLWSIYEKMVVRGKDFNEVQDLVGVRVIVDSLKDCYGALGSIHSIWAPVQGRFKDYIAMPKFNLYQSLHTTVIAGSGVPIEVQIRTQDMHIRAEIGIAAHWAYKDIGRGGTNKDNKSKRIATSDPMKKNRKQIIPQDISSLPWLDRIVDWQNDTADPNDFMEMLRDDLEQDEVFVFTPKGKVMSLPLDATAVDFAYAVHTDVGHRCIGAKINGRLVPLNAKLSSGDTVEVVTSKAEDAAPSRDWADFVQSSKAKNKIRAWFSRERREDATVSGKEDLIKEMRRLGLPVQKVQSTNALAELAKDMSYTSLDDLYRAIGDHNLSPKTVGLKLSQHLKFETGDAQMSTTAFKPTILARENRSKNVGIHVEGLDDVMVRLSRCCTPVPGDEIIGFITRGRGVSVHRSDCSNAVALSTTQNERLIDVEWDLGSGSSFIVSVEIEAFDRPRLLQDISSALSDFKVNIMGCNTLTTSDRIAKLRFDFELADPSHLDSIISGLRRTEGVIDASRIVPGSNKV; translated from the coding sequence ATGGCTCTACCTGACGTTCCTCGATCCAATAATGAACGCGATTCAAAAAGTATCTTCCCTTGGAGAAGATCGCACATTGATATTGATGTCGCAGGTCTAGTCGAGATATATAAATTACATCATCCGAATAAGAGTTCAGAGATAATTGTAAAAGCATTTGAAGTCGCAAGAAAAGCACATGAGAATCAAATTCGTAGAAGTGGCGAGCCTTACATTGCGCATCCTGTGATGGTTGCTCATATTGTTGCTGAATTAGGGTTAGACGATGTGACAATATGTGGTGCATTATTGCACGATAGCGTTGAAGATACAAACACAACATTAGATGACGTAAAAAATTTATTTGGTGAAGATATTGCAGGTATTGTTGATGGAGTAACGAAACTTGATCGAATACATTTTCAAAGTAATGAACAAGCCCAAGCAGCATCAATGAGAAAAATGCTCGTGGCAATGGCAAAAGATATTCGTGTATTAATAATTAAACTCGCGGACCGCCTTCATAATATGCGAACAATTGCAGCCATGCCGGGTGTTAAACAAAAACGTATAGCACAAGAGACAATGGATATTTATGCACCGCTCGCACATCGACTAGGAATTTCCGATGTCAAAAGCGAGTTAGAAGAATTATGTTTTGCAGTATTGCAACCTAAGCGTTATGCCGCTATTGAATACATGGTTGAAGAAAAAAGTGGCGAACGTCAAGAATTATTGGACGATGTAACTCAAGACCTTAAAGAACTTTTAGAGAATGTGAATATTAATGCACAAATCAGTGGTCGTCCAAAATACTTATGGTCAATATATGAGAAAATGGTAGTTCGCGGTAAAGATTTTAATGAAGTTCAAGATCTAGTTGGTGTGCGTGTCATAGTTGATAGTCTTAAGGATTGTTATGGTGCACTCGGTTCTATTCACTCCATATGGGCGCCAGTTCAGGGCCGGTTCAAAGACTATATTGCTATGCCAAAATTTAATTTATATCAATCATTACACACTACAGTAATAGCAGGATCAGGGGTCCCTATCGAAGTACAAATACGAACTCAGGATATGCACATACGCGCAGAGATTGGGATAGCAGCCCATTGGGCATATAAAGATATTGGTCGTGGAGGGACAAACAAAGATAATAAATCCAAGAGGATAGCTACGTCTGATCCTATGAAGAAAAATAGAAAACAAATTATTCCTCAAGATATATCTTCGCTTCCATGGTTAGATCGTATTGTTGACTGGCAAAACGATACAGCTGATCCAAATGATTTCATGGAAATGCTTAGAGATGATCTAGAACAAGATGAAGTTTTTGTTTTTACGCCTAAAGGTAAAGTTATGTCTTTGCCACTTGATGCTACTGCCGTAGATTTCGCATATGCTGTCCATACTGACGTAGGGCATAGATGTATTGGCGCTAAAATTAATGGTCGGCTTGTACCCTTAAATGCAAAGCTTTCATCTGGTGATACTGTAGAAGTTGTTACATCGAAAGCGGAAGATGCAGCACCGTCTCGTGATTGGGCAGATTTCGTACAATCCTCTAAAGCAAAAAATAAAATTCGTGCTTGGTTCTCAAGGGAACGTAGAGAAGATGCAACTGTTTCTGGTAAAGAAGATTTAATAAAAGAAATGCGTAGGTTAGGTTTACCTGTTCAAAAAGTTCAATCAACTAATGCTTTAGCAGAACTTGCAAAAGATATGAGTTATACATCTTTAGATGATCTTTATAGAGCAATTGGTGATCATAATTTGTCACCTAAAACAGTAGGTCTCAAACTTAGCCAACATTTGAAGTTTGAGACAGGCGATGCCCAAATGTCTACAACTGCATTTAAACCTACAATACTTGCCCGTGAAAACAGAAGTAAAAATGTAGGTATTCATGTTGAGGGGCTAGACGATGTTATGGTTCGACTCTCTAGGTGTTGTACACCCGTGCCAGGTGATGAGATCATAGGTTTTATTACGAGAGGTAGAGGTGTTAGTGTTCATAGATCTGATTGTTCGAATGCTGTGGCTTTAAGCACTACACAAAATGAGCGATTGATCGATGTAGAATGGGACCTAGGTTCTGGGTCAAGCTTTATAGTCTCAGTTGAGATCGAAGCTTTTGATAGACCTAGACTTTTGCAAGATATCTCCTCTGCATTATCTGATTTTAAAGTTAATATTATGGGATGTAATACACTTACTACTTCTGATCGTATAGCTAAACTTAGGTTCGATTTCG